AGGTCGTTACCAACCAGTGCTGCTGCATTTGCCTCCAGCCATTCGAAGAAAGAAGCATCTTTTATCAACGCTACTTTCACTGCTTCTGATATACCGGAGCGCCAGTCTTTTGCAGGCAGGGTCGTCAGGAACTGTGCATCATTAAACACAGCTGCGGGCGGCGCAAAGGTGCCAAGGAAGTTCTTCTTTCCTCTGTAATTGATACCATTCTTCACGCCTACTCCTGAATCATTCTGTGATAATACAGTGGTTGGTATACGGATATGACGTACCCCTCTGTGAGACACGGCTGCCACCATTCCTACCAGGTCCAGCACGGCACCACCGCCGATCGCTACAATAAAGGAATGACGGTCTATGCCCTGACTGTCTACCAGATCTATCAAACGATAAAAAAGGTCCTGGTCATTTTTGCAGGCCTCACCACCCGGCACAAGCACCACCTCACCTGCGAGTTTGAATCCTTCTATCTGCTGTAAGTATGTTGAAATTTCTGTTGCCAGCGCCGGATGCGCTTTCGCTACGCCGTCATCTACTATAAAGAGTAACTTCTTGGTAAGTCCGGACGTGATCTGAGAAGTCAGGTAGTTTTTGAACTCCGTGTTGGTTGGATTAAAAAGGTAACGGGTAAAAAAAACCTTAAAAGAATAATCTACACTAAAAGTCTGTTGAATACAATCCATGGATAATCGCTCTGGTGTTTCGTTTAATGAATCGTCTAAGCGGCCGTTAAAGTACAAATTTAATTGCTATTGACGAATTGCGAGTGACGAGCGGGAAGAAGGATCAGGTCACTGCAAATGCCTTTGCCATCAATATGGACAATGGCAGCAGGATCAATACCAGTAAAGCGTGCGGAAAAGTGGAGAAAGCGGCTACCCAGGCGGCGTTCATGGCGACCAGCGCAATGATGCCCCCTTTAACTGCTTTCCCTATATTAGGACCTGTAGGGTCTTTGATCGCATTGAATAATGGCAGATTGATCATAATGGCGAACAGCACGATAAATGGTATGGCAGCCACGATATGACCATTCAGTGCGGCCAGTGCCAGTATAGTACCATAGACCAGCGCATAACAGATAGCTGTCATACGCAGTGTGCGTGTATTGCCCCCGTGTACTTCTCCCCGGCTGATAGCAGTCACTGCTGCAATATATAATACCGGGATAAGTCCTATCCACCAGTACTTATGTAAGGCAGGCACGACCATGCTGATCCCCATGAGGAGGTTTAGTCCCCGGCACAGCCCCATATTGACTGGTCCCCAGGGCAGATGTTTTCCCCATTTGTCATATACCAGTGCACTGATAGCAATGCCCAGTGCCAGGTATCCTGTGACACGGCCTACTGTAAAGGCGGCCAGTATCCCTACCAGTAACAGGTAACTACCCAGTACAATGGCCTGGGTTTTAGAAATGACACCACTGGGTATAGGACGTTCAGGACGTTCTACTTTATCAAGTTCCGCATCCATCACATCATTGAACACCACGCCACCACCATATAGACCGATCGTTGCGAGACACATACATACAACAGGCAATAAGTGGTCAAGATAATTGGCCACTTCAGAACCCAGGAAACCGGAAATAGCGATCCCAGCCAATATATCAGCCACAGCTGTGACTATGTTGGCGGGGCGCATTAAACGTAAATATCCTATTAACTTGCTTACTATATAATTCACCGGGCTCGGGTTTTCTTCAAGCAGGCAATACCATACACGGGCCGTGTAGGGCTGCAGCCATGTTCTGCAGTCATACATCGGACGAGCATAAATATTACCGGCTTGTAACTGTTTATCTGATAATATTAGACTGTTTATCTATTCTTGGCTGCTGACCACCTCGCAGCACTGTACTACCGTTGAATTTCAGACTTTGATCAATATCTTTAACCGTATCAAAATCAGCTTCATCTATTTGTCCGCTTTGAGCGAAAGCAGCTATAGCGTTGCGGAAAGTTACCAAATGAATATCATTCAAGTCAATACCACTTTCGTGCATGAGGGCCGCGGTTTTAGGTACAGCCAGCGGGTCACTGATGCCCCAGTCAGCGGCAGAATTGACCATTATGCGTTCACTACCATACTGTTTTACAATTTCTACCATGCGTTCATTACCCATTTTAGTAAATGGATAAATAGTGAATGCAGCCCAGAAACCGCGATCAAGTACTTCCTTAACGGTCTCCTCATTGTTGTGATCAACGATGATCATACGTGGGTCCAGCCCATGTTCCAGCGCGATATCCATGCTGCGCTGTGTCCCTTTTTTCTTGTCCCTGTGCGGGGTATGTATCTGTACAGGTAGCCCTGCTTCCTTGGCCAGTTCCAGCTGTGCGCGATAGTATTTTTCCTCTGCCGGCGTCTGATCGTCAAAGCCGATCTCGCCAACGCCCACTACGCCCTCTTTATAAAGGAAAGAAGGCAGGATCTCCATGACAGCTTCTGCCAGTCGTTCGTTATTCGCTTCTTTCGAATTGAGTCCTATCGTGCAGTAATGTTTAATACCAAATTGAGAGGAACGGAAACGCTCCCATCCGATCAGGCTATTGAAATAATCCCTGAAGGTATCCACACCGGTACGTGGCTGTCCCAGCCAGAAGGCCGGTTCGATAATAGCCACGACACCTGCATCCGCGAGCGCCTGATAATCATCAGTGGTGCGGGATGTCATATGTATGTGCGGATCAAAAAAACGCATTCCTTTAATGCGTTCCATATACGAGGAAGGTGTGGTGATAGGTTGAAATTCTTTACCTGTTAGCTCATGACTACAACACATGTCGATTACTATTTATTTGAGACCTGTAAAAATGTACAACCTGCTACTGCGGGCTGAGGTTTCCGTTTCGCAAGTTAAGATTATATACACTGAAGGTGTGATACACGTTTATGCTATTCGTGCAGCAACGGTTTCCCATGTCAGCCGATGGCTGGCTACTTCCGCTTCTAAAGTGGCAGATTGCGCCAGTAATGCCTGTGCCGGCCCATATGTACTTGAAGCACAAGCCAAAGCAGCTGCGTCTCTTTCTACATTCACCTCTGAATGCCATACGCGCTGGATGTCGGCAAAGTTATCTTCCGTAATAAACGGACCTACCAGGCGCCATAACAAAGGATGTACTTTCCTTCCGGCTGCCCAGCGCTCGTGTGCATAGTCTGTTAATATGGCTGCCAGCTGACGGTTGGCTCTTTCGTCAAGCCCGGCTATAAGATGGATAGGTTTGTCAGTAAAAAACGCTTTCATTACCAGCTGATTCCACGCTGGCTCTTCCAGATGACGGGAAGGATATACATTGTGTAACATGACCGCTTCCTGTACCGGACCAATATTGGAACGGACGCCTTCAGTCGTGCGGAATACCCATGCATCCGGCCATGCCAGCAGGGGTAATGCACTGTAAAGTGCTGCCTGTTCATTCATATCGGCGGCATCGAATAAGCCTTCTATCACTTTCACATACAGTTCCCTGTCGGCAGCCGGCAATTGCAGCAGCCACCATACCCGCACCAGCTTATCTAACGTATAACCCTGTATGAAGAACGGCATATCCGGCGCCACTTCGATGAACGGAGTGTCCGTGCTGATCACCTGTCTGCCCGTAAACCGTGGAATGGCCGTAAATGTAAGATTGAACCGCTGTACGCTTACCGGCTCTCCGAGTTTCTCCTGTTGTTGTGCTATCCAGGTGAGTGCCTGCTCCGTACTATGCTGTCTGATAATGTCAAATAATAACGCTTCTGTGTTATTCCTGTCGTGGTAATATGCTTGTTCCATCACCCGGGCTAATTTATCTAGTGCCTAAAGTTAGCAGATTAAGTATTAAAAAAAGTGAAAAACTGTGATGGATGGTGTAGTAAATAAAAGAGAGGCACCTTGTGCCTCTCCTTCCGCCATTCTAAAACCTGATCAGTTCAATCAGGAGTATCTTTAACAACAATAATGCAGCGGCGATTATTGTCGGATATGTTTTCATTATTGATTACAGGGAAAAAGCCATACTATACGTGGGCTAAACTATAGTTTCAGCAGCATAGATTTAGATTTTTACCTGACGTTGTATATGCAATATAATAAATTATTTGTTACAACTGCAATCGAATGATCAAAAATCTGTTCTACTCTATACTATTTTTAAACTGAGAAAGCATAACATATTCATTTCAAGTTATTTCGAAGCAATACCAGGGGGATGTTAACATTCGAACCGGGCTTTATATCACCCTGGATCATAAAGCCTTTGGAATAGTTCCCAAGGACGATATCCAGGTCACCGTCATGGTCATAGTCAGCGGCATCCATACAGATCCAGCGACCGGCTGCCTTCAATGCCGGCATCGTATGCGGCGTGAATGCCAGCGGTCCTTCCTGCCGGAAAAGAATGAATGACTCTTCAGGCCGGTTCTTCAGATCTGCAAAAAAGGCAATGCTGGCAATATCCAGGTCACCGTCTCCATCAAAGTCGGCGGCAATGGCTTTTGTACAGCCATTGACCGGGTAAGACCAGGCTTTCTCAAAACGGAAGTCCCCTTTGTTCAGATAGAGATACACGCCGTGAAAGGGCTTCAGCTCCATGGAGTAGTCCCCGTTGTCACCGGAGGTATAAAGTATATCAGGCAGGCCGTCGTTGTTCATATCCACTACCTGGAAGCTGGTCGAGCCATTTACCGGCGGGAAGCGCAGCAGGGATTGCTGCTTAAATCCGCCATGCTGATCGTTCAGGAACAACCAGAGCCCTTCATCGCCATAGGCGAACAGTGTCATGATATCCGGCCAGCCGTCTTTATTAAAGTCATCTACAACGGAATGAATGGCCCCTGGCACCTCCCATATTGCTTTACGCTGGTAGTCCTGCTCTGCGGTTTGCTGCAGGATGTATAGTCCGCCATAGTCATGTCCGAACCCATTCACCAGGTAGTCCAACCGGCCGTCCTTATTGAAGTCTGCTCCGATACTCTGCACAGGACGGGGTAATCCCATGCCGATCGTTTTCACCTGTGTTGCCTCCGGTTGCGCAGGATGCACCTCCCACAGCATGCCCTGTGCAATATCTACAGCACGGATACTACCAATGCAGGTCAGCAGGGCGGTATCTGCCGCCCGCCAGTTCATAGCTACAGCAGTGGATTGCAGTTTTATAGCCGGACGACCATTCAGTGTGCTATCCCATTGATAGAGGGTGGCCCCGTTTTCAGACGAGGAATAGAGAGCGCCTGTGAATGGATTGATGGAAACCATGGTTGTAGTAGCGGTCACTGGTGTCTCATTTGTCTTCACCACTGGTTGCACGAGATCGAACAGCTGCAGGTCGGCTTTCAATGGTTGAGGTAGTACGGCGGCCGGCAGCTGCTGGGGAGCCAGGGTTTTATAATAGTCTACAATAGCGTTCCATTCTTCTATTGTAAGATTAGTGCCTTTACCAGGTTTGACATAGTAACTGCTTTCCTGCCATACGCCAATGCCCAGTTTAGGGGCCATAGCGGGCAGTACATGCTGTGTCCAGGTATTCTGGTCCAGCATGGCCGGAGCGACCGGTAAATGGCAGCTACCGCAGTATTTTTCGGAAAGGAGTTTGCCTTTTTCCTGCTGGGAGAGGGTGCAGGAGGTGAGCACAAGGAGAAAAGGTAGTAATTTTTTCAAGTGGAATGCGGGATAGGTAAATGAATGATATACTAAATATCGTTTTTAATAGTCACTTTTCAGACAAAAAAGAAAGGCCCTGTTGCCAGGGCCTTCTTTCCTCTTCTAAAAAATAACAACTTTATTAATAACCTGTATTCTGTTCCAGTGTTTTCACACCGCCTTTCAGACTCAGGTCGATCTGACGCTGAGGAATAGGATAGTATTCGTTACGAGGCGTAACAAATTTAGCACCACCCAGGTCACTTGTGATCTTAGATTCGTATGCATAGAACTTGGTCAGTTCCGCGTTAGCAGTACCCCAGCGAACGATATCGAAATAACGCTGACCTTCCATCGCCAGTTCCAGCTTACGTTCGAAACGAATCGCTTTCAATGCATAGTCTTTACCCTGAGCTGCAAATCTGCCAGCAGGATAATTCGCTACCACATAGTTAGCAGCTGGCGTAGTAGAGAAGCCGCCCATTGGCGCTGCATCATTGAGGTATTTGTAAACGGCTGTCTTCGGATTAGCCGCTCTTGTGCGCACGTCGTTTACATAGCCCTGTGCAGCATCCAGGTTACCCAGTTCTGCTTCTGTTTCAGCAGCGAGCAGGAGAACATCTGAATAACGGATCAACACCAGGTTGATCGCTGAACCAGGCGCCCAGGAGTTAGGATCTTTGTATTTATCCTGATTGTACTGCCAGTATACGTTCTTTTTAGGCGCATATGGACCTGCATAATCCTGATCGCGTACCCAGCTACGGCCAGGGTGGTTACCCCAATCCAGGAATGGAATACCGCGACGACCAACTGTCCAGTCCAGGCGTGGGTCCAGGTTACCAGCATCCGGTGTGAACGGAGCGGTAGACAGGATCTTCATATCGCTCTTTACAGCCTGTGTATTATAATCATCCAGGTAAGGTAAACCATTCGCGTCAGTACGATAAGAGTTTACCAGGTCCTGTGTAGGCTGATAGAATCCGCAACAACCGAATGGGCTGTTGTAAGGGAAGTTCAGCATCTCACCCTGGTTACCGTTGGCGATCAGACCAGAACCGTTATTGGCTGACATCTGAATAGCAAAGACAGACTCAGTATTATTCTTTGTTGCAGCATCGAAGTTATCTTCAAATCTGTCGGTCAGTTTATATCGCTCACCTTTGGATGTTACACCTTGTGCAATGATGGTAGTAAACAAAGGTTTCGCATCTGTCCATTTCTTCTCATATACATAGGTCTTCGCCAGATAAGCTGCTGCTGCCCATTTGTTGGCACGGCCAATCTGTGACTGCGTATTAGGCAGATTATCATATGCATATTTGAAGTCTTCTTCAATCTTAGGCCAGATATCTACGTTATTCGGCTGTTTGTAGTCATCAAGATGCGTTTCGTCTACCCATGGCACTTTATTGAACATTTTCTTCAGCTCAAAGTAATAGTGACCACGCAGGAAACGACCTTCTGCCTGTACCTGTGTCTTTTCAGCATCTGTCATATCCTTCACATCAGGCAGTAATGACAGGATCACATTCACACGTACCACACCATCAAATAACACTTTCCACTTTGTGTTGAAAAATCCGTTACTGGCGTCAAACTGGCCCGTTGCTATCAGACTGATAGGTGGCTGGTCAGTCGCATCACTACCTTTATGGGCATCACCTGCGGCAACGCTACCATAGATCCAGTTGCTTGGTGCAGCCTCCCATGGGCCACCACCGCCGATAGCTGCCTGAGCCTCCTGCTGACCATCCAGTGCCGCATAAGCACCGATCAGTAATTCACCGATACCTGCTTTTGTAGATACGGAAGCGGGAGTAAGAGAACCCTGTGGCTCACGTTCCAGAAAACTTTTACTACAGGCGTGGAAGAACAGCCCTCCAGCCACTACAGCTGCCGCAAGTATATATTTTGATTGAAAGAATTGTCTTTTCATTTTGTATGATTTAATATCCTCAATATTTTAACCTTTCACATTAACAATGGTCGATATTAAAAGCCAACGTTAACACCCACCAGGAACTGACGCTGGTTTGGATAAGCTCCCTCATCCAGACCGAAAGCCTGTGTAGAACCGGTGATCTCAGGATCGATACCAGAGTACTTCGTGATGGTGAAGAGGTTAGCAGCCTGTACGTAGATACGGAACTTCTCGATACCTACACGGTTTAACACTGATCTTGGCAGTGTATAACCTAACATCATATTCTTAGCACGCAGATAAGAACCATTTTCTACGAGGAAAGAGTTAGGAACAGTGTTGGTACTGAAAGAACCTTCGTTCTCCTGAATAGGCGCTTTTGCGTTCATGTTATCAGGTCTCCAGGAATCATACAGGGCAGTTTTGCTCTTTGCACCTGCGAAAGATGGATAGAAGTCTGTCCACCAGCGTACCTGGTTCCAGATATTGTTACCCTGTACACCATAGAAGAAAGCAGTAAAATCAAAGCCTTTGTATTTCAGCTCGATGTTCAGACCATAGCTGAAATCAGGGCTTGGGTTCCCCAGGAAGGTGCGGTCAGCTTCAGTGATGATACCATCACCGTTTGTATCCTGGTAACGGAAACGTCCCAGTCCGATACCTGTCTGATAAACGGAGTTAACATTACCGGTAACCTTCTGTGCCTGTTCATTTGCAGCAGTAATTTCCTGTGCAGTATTCCAGAAACCAACGGTTTTGTAACCATAGAAGCTGGAGATCGGATGATCCACCGCGTTACGGATGATAAAGTTACCATTGAAACGACGTGCTTCCAGGTCGAAGTATGGCGCATCACCAGAGATATTCACGATCTTGTTGGAATAGCTGGTGAAGGTAGCTCCTACTGTTAATGACAGGTCTTTTGTCAGATTGAGGTTCACCACGTTGATACCGAGATCAATACCATGGTTCTTCATTTCTGCAATATTCACATCCGGAGGTGTAGGACGTCCCGCAGTTCCTGACAATTCAGGCTTGAACAACAGGTCTTTTACACGTTTCTGATAGTAGTCAGCCGTGATTTCCAGTTTGCCTTTGAAGAGGGTCGCATCGATACCAACGTTCATATTGATATTGCTTTCCCATTTCGCATTTGGGTTACCGATATATGTACGGAAGAAACCAGAGTTAATAGTATTGCTGGTACCACCGATAT
The DNA window shown above is from Chitinophaga agri and carries:
- a CDS encoding 3-dehydroquinate synthase codes for the protein MDCIQQTFSVDYSFKVFFTRYLFNPTNTEFKNYLTSQITSGLTKKLLFIVDDGVAKAHPALATEISTYLQQIEGFKLAGEVVLVPGGEACKNDQDLFYRLIDLVDSQGIDRHSFIVAIGGGAVLDLVGMVAAVSHRGVRHIRIPTTVLSQNDSGVGVKNGINYRGKKNFLGTFAPPAAVFNDAQFLTTLPAKDWRSGISEAVKVALIKDASFFEWLEANAAALVGNDLAVMEELVYRCAALHMAHIGSSGDPFESGSSRPLDFGHWSAHKLEQLTDFALRHGEAVSIGIAVDSVYSSLLGWIDTAAAQRIVDLLVKLQLPVYHELLEMKEGTPSPVIKGLQEFREHLGGRLTICLLKAIGVGAEVHVIDEMLLNEAVQHIKANYATI
- the eboC gene encoding UbiA-like protein EboC (EboC, a homolog the polyprenyltransferase UbiA, belongs to system of proteins involved in the trafficking of precursor metabolites to an extracytoplasmic compartment so that the biosynthesis of certain natural products, such as scytonemin, can be completed.), producing MRPANIVTAVADILAGIAISGFLGSEVANYLDHLLPVVCMCLATIGLYGGGVVFNDVMDAELDKVERPERPIPSGVISKTQAIVLGSYLLLVGILAAFTVGRVTGYLALGIAISALVYDKWGKHLPWGPVNMGLCRGLNLLMGISMVVPALHKYWWIGLIPVLYIAAVTAISRGEVHGGNTRTLRMTAICYALVYGTILALAALNGHIVAAIPFIVLFAIMINLPLFNAIKDPTGPNIGKAVKGGIIALVAMNAAWVAAFSTFPHALLVLILLPLSILMAKAFAVT
- a CDS encoding TatD family hydrolase, with protein sequence MERIKGMRFFDPHIHMTSRTTDDYQALADAGVVAIIEPAFWLGQPRTGVDTFRDYFNSLIGWERFRSSQFGIKHYCTIGLNSKEANNERLAEAVMEILPSFLYKEGVVGVGEIGFDDQTPAEEKYYRAQLELAKEAGLPVQIHTPHRDKKKGTQRSMDIALEHGLDPRMIIVDHNNEETVKEVLDRGFWAAFTIYPFTKMGNERMVEIVKQYGSERIMVNSAADWGISDPLAVPKTAALMHESGIDLNDIHLVTFRNAIAAFAQSGQIDEADFDTVKDIDQSLKFNGSTVLRGGQQPRIDKQSNIIR
- a CDS encoding EboA domain-containing protein, whose translation is MEQAYYHDRNNTEALLFDIIRQHSTEQALTWIAQQQEKLGEPVSVQRFNLTFTAIPRFTGRQVISTDTPFIEVAPDMPFFIQGYTLDKLVRVWWLLQLPAADRELYVKVIEGLFDAADMNEQAALYSALPLLAWPDAWVFRTTEGVRSNIGPVQEAVMLHNVYPSRHLEEPAWNQLVMKAFFTDKPIHLIAGLDERANRQLAAILTDYAHERWAAGRKVHPLLWRLVGPFITEDNFADIQRVWHSEVNVERDAAALACASSTYGPAQALLAQSATLEAEVASHRLTWETVAARIA
- a CDS encoding FG-GAP-like repeat-containing protein — its product is MKKLLPFLLVLTSCTLSQQEKGKLLSEKYCGSCHLPVAPAMLDQNTWTQHVLPAMAPKLGIGVWQESSYYVKPGKGTNLTIEEWNAIVDYYKTLAPQQLPAAVLPQPLKADLQLFDLVQPVVKTNETPVTATTTMVSINPFTGALYSSSENGATLYQWDSTLNGRPAIKLQSTAVAMNWRAADTALLTCIGSIRAVDIAQGMLWEVHPAQPEATQVKTIGMGLPRPVQSIGADFNKDGRLDYLVNGFGHDYGGLYILQQTAEQDYQRKAIWEVPGAIHSVVDDFNKDGWPDIMTLFAYGDEGLWLFLNDQHGGFKQQSLLRFPPVNGSTSFQVVDMNNDGLPDILYTSGDNGDYSMELKPFHGVYLYLNKGDFRFEKAWSYPVNGCTKAIAADFDGDGDLDIASIAFFADLKNRPEESFILFRQEGPLAFTPHTMPALKAAGRWICMDAADYDHDGDLDIVLGNYSKGFMIQGDIKPGSNVNIPLVLLRNNLK
- a CDS encoding RagB/SusD family nutrient uptake outer membrane protein, which encodes MKRQFFQSKYILAAAVVAGGLFFHACSKSFLEREPQGSLTPASVSTKAGIGELLIGAYAALDGQQEAQAAIGGGGPWEAAPSNWIYGSVAAGDAHKGSDATDQPPISLIATGQFDASNGFFNTKWKVLFDGVVRVNVILSLLPDVKDMTDAEKTQVQAEGRFLRGHYYFELKKMFNKVPWVDETHLDDYKQPNNVDIWPKIEEDFKYAYDNLPNTQSQIGRANKWAAAAYLAKTYVYEKKWTDAKPLFTTIIAQGVTSKGERYKLTDRFEDNFDAATKNNTESVFAIQMSANNGSGLIANGNQGEMLNFPYNSPFGCCGFYQPTQDLVNSYRTDANGLPYLDDYNTQAVKSDMKILSTAPFTPDAGNLDPRLDWTVGRRGIPFLDWGNHPGRSWVRDQDYAGPYAPKKNVYWQYNQDKYKDPNSWAPGSAINLVLIRYSDVLLLAAETEAELGNLDAAQGYVNDVRTRAANPKTAVYKYLNDAAPMGGFSTTPAANYVVANYPAGRFAAQGKDYALKAIRFERKLELAMEGQRYFDIVRWGTANAELTKFYAYESKITSDLGGAKFVTPRNEYYPIPQRQIDLSLKGGVKTLEQNTGY